In Pseudonocardia sp. DSM 110487, the sequence CCTGCTCGCCGGGCTCCTCCTCGCGGGGTGCACCCCGTCCGCCGCGCCGGGCGTGAGCACGTCCGCCGGGCCGAGGCCACTGCCCTCGACCAGCACGGCGCCCCCGGACGAACCGGTGTCGACGGAGGCGGAGCTGCCATGGCCCGCGGCCACCGCGGCGGACGCGGCGGCGTTGCAGGCCCAGGTGGATCGCGGTTCCCAGCCATGGCTGCTGGACCCCTCCGAGGTGGCCATCGCCTATGCGGCAGCCGCCCACGACTGGCCCGACGCCGAGGCGTACCCGGGCCCCGACGGCACCAGCGTCGACGTGCGCAACGCCGACGGCGAACGCCTCACCCTCAGCCTCGCCCAACCCGGACGGACGGGCAATGACGGCATCTGGGTCGTGACGGCGGAGCGCGCGTAACTCTGTCGTCGCAACGGCGTTCACCCTGTGTGCTGTGACGAGTACTTACTCGCTTGTTCGGGTGAAGTCCCCCCACGAGTGCAGCGTTCGTGGGGCATGCTGCGATGCAGAGGGTGACGCCGCCGCTGCACGAGCGGGCGGCCCCGGTGCCCAGGGGGCGACGATGACGAACGACCTCGTCCAACAGGACATGTTCACGGTGCTACACGGCCAGCCCGCGCCAGTCGTCACGCGCTGGAGCTACAGCGCATACGACCCGTTCGCGGTGTCCCTCGCGGTTCGCACGAGACATGACCGGTGGGTCGAATGGCTCATCGGGAGAGAGCTCGTGATGGCCGCGCTCGACGAGCCGACCGGCGAGGGTGACGTGCGGATGCGCCCGCTCACGGTGCAGGGCTACGACATCGTCGAGATCGAGATCCGGTCGCACGACGGGCGCGCGGTGCTCGAGGTCGACCACGAGCTGCTGCGGTCCTTCGTCGGGGCCACCCTCGAGATGGTCCCCGCCGGCGCCGAGGCCGACCGGATGGACCTCGACGGCGAGATCGCCCGCATCACGCGCAGCTGCGCGGAGTAGGACCTTCGCCCCCGCTGGTCGAGACGCTGGTCGAGTAGGGCCTACGCCGGCGCGTAGGCCCTACTCGCCCACCGGGAGCACCTCAACCCCAGGCGTCGGGCCCCGCGTCCTGCCGGCCGTCCACCCCCGCCGTTCCCCCGGACTCCGGATCGCGGTCGATCCGTTCGGCCGCCGGCTCGGCACGGCGCTCCCCGGCCCTCGGCTCGCCGGGTAGGCCGGGGTCGAACACCTCACCGTCGGCGCGGACGTCCCGGGCCGCCTGCGCGGCCGCGTCGACGGCCTCGGGATCGGCGTCGAGCGCTTCGTCCACCTCCGGGTCGTCCAGCTCGGGTGCGCCCGCCACGGACGGCTCCAGCGCCACCGGCGCGTCCGGATCGCCGGTGGTGTGCACCGCGGCCTCCTCGGCGCCTGCGGCTCCGCCGTCGACGCCGACGTCCACCCCGTCCATGGCGTCGGGCGTCTCCAGCGCGGCACCCTCGCCGGCGAGCTCGATCCGGCCGGACCGCTCGGCGTCGACGGGCTCGTCCCCGCTCTCGGCGCGCAGCCGCTCGTCGAGCGATGCACCCTCGCGCATGCCGCGCGCGGTGACCTCGTCCTCCTCTGCCAGGTAGGGCCGGTCGGGCGGCGAGTAGCCCGCGTCGAGGCCGTCCCGGTCGCCGGCGGGCGCCGCGAGGTGTTCCTCGCTCTCCAGCTGGACCGACGCACCCAGATCGGGCGCCTCCGGCTGTTCCTCGTAGTCGCGCTGCGCCATGACGACGTGCACCTCCTGTCGTCGTGCTGCGTTCGGATCTCGCGTACCCGGGGCCGGTGCCGTCCACACGGCGGCGCCGGAAGATCAGGGCGAGCGCCGTCACGGCACCCGGCGACGATCCGGGCAACCACCGGGCATGATCCCGTGGTGCCCACCGACACGCGCGACCCTCGCCTCGGCCGGGCGCGGGCGGCCGTCCTCGGATCGCTGGTCGTGGCGGTCGCCTCGACGCTGGCCTGGCCGGGGATCGGGGTGGTGCGCTTCGAGGCGCGACCGCTGTGGCAGGTGCTCGGCTGCGCCGGCATCCTCGCCGTCGCGGCCACGCAGGCCGCGGCGCTCTACGCCGCGGCCACCCCTGGTCTCGCGGAGCGGACGCGTCGCCGGTTCGTCGTCGCCTTCCTGGTGGCCACCCTCGTGTCGGTGCCACTGGCGGCACCCGTCGCCACCGAGAGCGTCGAGGGCTGGGACACATGGGCGTGGCTGGGTGCCGCGGTGATCGGGTCGGTCCCGCTGCTGATGCGCACCGCACTCGCGGCAGCCGTCTCCGTGCTGACCACCGCGCTCTCCGCTGGCATCGGGGCGGTCACCGGCGGCTCCCCCGCGACCTTCGCGGTCATCACGGCCGGGATGGGGGTGAGCCTGCTCGCCATCCACGGGCTGCCCGTCGTGCTGTGGCACCTGGTCCTCGAGGCCCGCGACGGGCGCGAGGCGCGGGCCCGGCTCGCCATCACGGAGGAGCGGCTGCGGTTCGCCCGCGACGTGCACGACCTGCTCGGGCACCACCTCTCGGTGATCGCCCTGAAGGCCGAGCTCGCCCAGCGGCTCGCCGCCGTCGACCCGGAGCGCGCCGGCCGGGAGGCGGGTGAGGTCCGCGAGCTCGCGGCGGCTGCGCTCGCCGAGATGCGCGAGGTCGTGCACGGCTACCGGGCGGTCGACCTCGGCGCCCAGATGGACGCCGTCGCGCGGGTGCTCGGTTCCTCCGGCGTGCGCTGCACGGTGACCGGTGACGCAGGCCCGCTCCCGGAGGCCGTCGCCACCGGGCTCGCCGCGACGGTCCGGGAGGCAGGCACCAACGTGCTGCGTCACAGCCGGGCGACGTGGTGCAGGATCGATCTCGTGCGGGGCGTGGACGCGCTGGGCGTGGACGAGGTGCGGCTC encodes:
- a CDS encoding sensor histidine kinase — its product is MPTDTRDPRLGRARAAVLGSLVVAVASTLAWPGIGVVRFEARPLWQVLGCAGILAVAATQAAALYAAATPGLAERTRRRFVVAFLVATLVSVPLAAPVATESVEGWDTWAWLGAAVIGSVPLLMRTALAAAVSVLTTALSAGIGAVTGGSPATFAVITAGMGVSLLAIHGLPVVLWHLVLEARDGREARARLAITEERLRFARDVHDLLGHHLSVIALKAELAQRLAAVDPERAGREAGEVRELAAAALAEMREVVHGYRAVDLGAQMDAVARVLGSSGVRCTVTGDAGPLPEAVATGLAATVREAGTNVLRHSRATWCRIDLVRGVDALGVDEVRLTVANDGAGEARPDAYSSGLQGLSDRLATSGGRLRTDVTDGVFTLDAVVPVRAP
- a CDS encoding SsgA family sporulation/cell division regulator, with the protein product MTNDLVQQDMFTVLHGQPAPVVTRWSYSAYDPFAVSLAVRTRHDRWVEWLIGRELVMAALDEPTGEGDVRMRPLTVQGYDIVEIEIRSHDGRAVLEVDHELLRSFVGATLEMVPAGAEADRMDLDGEIARITRSCAE
- a CDS encoding DUF5709 domain-containing protein; translated protein: MAQRDYEEQPEAPDLGASVQLESEEHLAAPAGDRDGLDAGYSPPDRPYLAEEDEVTARGMREGASLDERLRAESGDEPVDAERSGRIELAGEGAALETPDAMDGVDVGVDGGAAGAEEAAVHTTGDPDAPVALEPSVAGAPELDDPEVDEALDADPEAVDAAAQAARDVRADGEVFDPGLPGEPRAGERRAEPAAERIDRDPESGGTAGVDGRQDAGPDAWG